One part of the Streptomyces ferrugineus genome encodes these proteins:
- a CDS encoding NAD(P)/FAD-dependent oxidoreductase: MSERLTCDVVVVGAGMVGAACALYAARAGLDVTLVDRGPVAGGTTGAGEGNLLVSDKEPGPELDLALLSGRLWAELAREFGAAIEYEAKGGVVVASSPGGLTALERFADAQRAAGVVAEPVAGDTLYALEPHLAPGLPGGVHYPQDCQVMPALAAAHLARASGARLLTGRTVTDLLRTPDGAVRGVRTDRGDIHAPAIVNAAGTWGGDLAALAGVHLPVLPRRGFVLVTEPLPRRVRHKVYAADYVADVASDSAALQTSPVVEGTAAGPILIGASRERVGFDRTFSLPVVRALAAGATRLFPFLADVRAMRSYLGFRPYMPDHLPAIGPDPRVPGLHHACGHEGAGIGLATGTGHLIAQALTAKTPDLDLTPFRPDRFAEEAV; encoded by the coding sequence GTGAGTGAGCGACTGACCTGCGACGTCGTGGTCGTCGGAGCCGGGATGGTGGGCGCGGCGTGCGCGCTGTACGCGGCCCGGGCGGGCCTCGACGTGACCCTCGTCGACCGCGGCCCGGTGGCCGGCGGCACGACCGGCGCCGGCGAGGGCAACCTCCTCGTCTCCGACAAGGAACCCGGCCCGGAGCTCGACCTCGCGCTGCTGTCCGGGCGCCTGTGGGCCGAGCTGGCGCGGGAGTTCGGCGCGGCGATCGAGTACGAGGCGAAGGGCGGCGTCGTCGTGGCCTCGTCCCCGGGCGGACTCACGGCGCTGGAGCGGTTCGCCGACGCCCAGCGCGCCGCCGGAGTCGTCGCCGAACCGGTCGCGGGCGACACCCTGTACGCCCTCGAACCCCATCTCGCGCCGGGCCTGCCGGGCGGCGTCCACTACCCCCAGGACTGCCAGGTCATGCCCGCCCTGGCCGCCGCCCACCTCGCCCGCGCCTCCGGCGCCCGCCTGCTCACCGGCCGGACGGTGACGGACCTCCTGCGCACCCCGGACGGCGCGGTGCGCGGGGTGCGCACGGACCGGGGCGACATCCACGCCCCGGCGATCGTCAACGCGGCCGGCACCTGGGGCGGCGACCTCGCCGCCCTCGCGGGCGTCCACCTCCCCGTCCTCCCGCGCCGGGGCTTCGTCCTGGTCACCGAGCCCCTCCCGCGCAGGGTCCGCCACAAGGTGTACGCCGCCGACTACGTGGCCGACGTGGCCAGCGACTCGGCCGCGCTGCAGACCTCGCCGGTCGTCGAGGGCACGGCGGCGGGCCCGATCCTGATCGGCGCCAGCCGGGAACGCGTCGGCTTCGACCGGACCTTCTCCCTGCCCGTCGTACGGGCACTGGCGGCGGGCGCGACCCGGCTGTTCCCGTTCCTGGCGGACGTGCGCGCGATGCGCTCGTACCTGGGATTCCGCCCTTACATGCCGGACCACCTGCCCGCCATCGGCCCCGACCCCCGCGTGCCAGGGCTGCACCACGCCTGCGGCCACGAGGGCGCCGGCATCGGGCTCGCCACCGGCACCGGCCACCTGATCGCACAGGCACTGACCGCGAAGACCCCCGACCTGGACCTGACCCCGTTCCGCCCCGACCGCTTCGCCGAGGAGGCCGTATGA
- a CDS encoding MmyB family transcriptional regulator: MAFQAGGQRSALRPVPESPEAQAYLRDYAALVEAVPFPSVVLDRRWDVVLTNTAFTSLFRGVGPHPTAMPGDNFLRFVLFHPDASTVLGEHESSWCLPMLAQFAAAVERHGHDRGLQAIRREIAQDPIMEAAYRQGLPHWIRAVGERAVAQDGAVRPLLHPDPRWGATECRVVDETPATLREMGYTRLTLVLRELRRDRPRTRGPRHGTAHLRVVPATED; the protein is encoded by the coding sequence ATGGCATTTCAGGCAGGTGGACAGCGATCCGCACTGCGACCCGTCCCCGAGAGCCCCGAGGCCCAGGCATATCTGCGGGACTACGCCGCGCTCGTGGAGGCCGTGCCCTTCCCGTCCGTCGTGCTCGACCGCCGCTGGGACGTCGTTCTGACGAACACCGCTTTCACGTCACTTTTCCGCGGCGTGGGCCCGCATCCGACGGCCATGCCCGGCGACAACTTCCTCAGATTCGTGCTCTTCCACCCGGACGCGAGCACCGTCCTCGGCGAGCACGAGTCGAGCTGGTGCCTGCCGATGCTCGCCCAGTTCGCGGCCGCCGTGGAGCGGCACGGCCATGACCGCGGGCTGCAGGCCATCCGCCGGGAGATCGCCCAGGACCCGATCATGGAGGCCGCCTACCGGCAGGGCCTGCCGCACTGGATCCGCGCGGTCGGCGAGCGCGCCGTCGCCCAGGACGGCGCCGTACGCCCGCTGCTGCACCCCGACCCGCGCTGGGGCGCCACCGAGTGCCGGGTCGTCGACGAGACGCCCGCGACCTTGCGGGAGATGGGCTACACCCGGCTGACGCTGGTGCTGCGCGAACTGCGCCGCGACCGGCCCCGGACGCGCGGGCCGCGCCATGGCACGGCCCATCTGCGCGTGGTGCCGGCCACCGAGGACTGA
- a CDS encoding helix-turn-helix domain-containing protein: protein MTDGFEGPGATPTAALPAVVARVTALADRLGVPHAEVFHTGRLSVACGVPEPVVKALLGGRPAGEPDVQARFLQRLDLLRRTRLKPNGRKYTQQEIADGAGMSRQQAGALINGDRRPTMEHCDAIQRFFRVHAGFLTAEDPEALAGALQRTEQDLLQKLAEREAAQAAEDPLEKLLQDHGVRGIAWRAAQLPTDQHRDKVAEWLDMLLESVKRPES from the coding sequence GTGACGGATGGCTTCGAGGGTCCGGGCGCCACGCCGACGGCAGCGCTGCCGGCCGTCGTCGCCCGTGTCACCGCGCTCGCCGACCGGCTCGGCGTGCCGCACGCGGAGGTCTTCCACACCGGCCGCCTGTCCGTCGCCTGTGGCGTCCCGGAACCGGTGGTCAAGGCCCTGCTCGGCGGCCGCCCCGCGGGGGAGCCCGATGTGCAGGCCCGGTTCCTCCAGCGGCTGGACCTGCTGCGCCGCACCCGACTGAAGCCGAACGGCCGCAAGTACACCCAGCAGGAGATCGCCGACGGCGCGGGCATGTCCCGGCAGCAGGCCGGCGCCCTGATCAACGGCGACCGGCGCCCGACGATGGAGCACTGTGACGCCATCCAGCGCTTCTTCCGGGTGCACGCCGGCTTCCTCACGGCCGAGGATCCCGAGGCGCTCGCCGGCGCCCTGCAGCGCACCGAGCAGGACCTGCTCCAGAAGCTCGCGGAGCGTGAGGCGGCCCAGGCCGCCGAGGACCCGCTGGAGAAGCTCCTCCAGGACCACGGTGTGCGCGGCATCGCCTGGCGGGCCGCCCAACTGCCCACCGACCAGCATCGCGACAAGGTCGCGGAGTGGCTGGACATGCTCCTGGAGAGCGTCAAGCGACCCGAGTCGTGA
- a CDS encoding toxin-antitoxin system, toxin component, producing the protein MRRLCGELVTELTLPAPAAPEKLYGALCDAMSRRRGRPVHFRTAAFPPGTASGLWLDMTDQDLVVIEERTAPDHQLVILGHELWHMKAGHCTHSIEGATVAARLLNDDADLRSTVLKVAARSRFDEAEEKEAESFGLLLASKCRTWLAYSSVRGRRDHLAGRIEASLGYLGPQG; encoded by the coding sequence ATGCGCCGTCTGTGCGGCGAGTTGGTCACGGAGCTGACGCTCCCCGCGCCCGCGGCGCCCGAGAAGCTGTACGGGGCGCTGTGCGACGCGATGAGCAGACGCCGCGGCCGGCCCGTCCACTTCCGTACGGCCGCCTTCCCGCCCGGCACGGCCAGCGGGCTGTGGCTCGACATGACCGACCAGGACCTCGTGGTGATCGAGGAACGCACCGCGCCGGATCACCAGTTGGTGATCCTCGGCCATGAGCTGTGGCACATGAAGGCCGGCCACTGCACCCACAGCATCGAGGGCGCCACGGTGGCGGCCCGGCTCCTGAACGACGACGCCGACCTGCGGTCCACGGTCCTGAAGGTCGCCGCCCGCAGCCGCTTCGACGAGGCCGAGGAGAAGGAGGCCGAGAGCTTCGGCCTGCTCCTGGCCAGCAAGTGCCGCACCTGGCTGGCGTACTCGTCGGTGCGGGGCCGGCGGGATCACCTGGCGGGTCGGATCGAGGCGTCCCTGGGGTATCTGGGGCCACAGGGCTGA
- a CDS encoding 4'-phosphopantetheinyl transferase family protein — MIEELLPEPVVTVEAYGHDDEAATASLYPEEEAVVARAVDKRRREFAVVRLCARRAMEKLGVPPQPIVPGERGAPGWPAGLVGSMTHCDDYAAAALVRAAELASLGIDAEPHQTLPEGVLPAVALPAETDRLRRLAAEHPGVHWDRLLFSAKESVYKAWFPLTGQWLDFTEAEIDVFADPGERHSGGLRARLLVPGPWVGGRRIDVFEGRWTVQRGLVASAVSVPHT; from the coding sequence TTGATCGAGGAACTGCTGCCGGAGCCGGTGGTCACCGTCGAGGCGTACGGCCACGACGACGAGGCCGCGACCGCGTCGCTGTACCCCGAGGAGGAGGCGGTCGTCGCCCGGGCGGTCGACAAGCGCCGCCGGGAGTTCGCCGTCGTACGCCTCTGCGCGCGCCGCGCCATGGAGAAGCTCGGCGTGCCGCCGCAGCCGATCGTGCCCGGCGAGCGCGGCGCCCCCGGCTGGCCGGCCGGACTGGTCGGCAGCATGACCCACTGCGACGACTACGCCGCCGCCGCGCTGGTCCGCGCCGCCGAGCTGGCCTCCCTCGGCATCGACGCCGAACCCCACCAGACGCTCCCGGAGGGCGTGCTGCCCGCCGTCGCCCTGCCCGCCGAGACGGACCGGCTGCGCCGACTGGCCGCCGAGCACCCCGGCGTCCACTGGGACCGGCTGCTGTTCAGCGCCAAGGAGTCCGTCTACAAGGCGTGGTTCCCCCTCACCGGACAGTGGCTGGACTTCACCGAGGCCGAGATCGACGTCTTCGCCGACCCCGGTGAACGGCACAGCGGCGGCCTGCGAGCCCGGCTCCTGGTGCCCGGCCCGTGGGTGGGCGGCCGCCGGATCGACGTCTTCGAGGGCCGGTGGACGGTCCAGCGGGGGCTGGTGGCGTCAGCGGTGAGCGTGCCGCACACCTGA
- a CDS encoding metallophosphoesterase family protein: MTSTAGGAGQLLAISDLHIGYEENRALVERMRPGSDDDWLLVAGDVAETVADIRWALKTLAGRFRKVVWAPGNHELWTHPKDSITLRGVERYEHLVDLCRELGVTTPEDPYPVWDGPGGPVAVAPLFLLYDYSFLPSGCTTKEEGLEYAHGTGIVCNDEYLLHPDPYPSREAWCEARVAETERRLAALPEDLPTVLVNHYPLDRHPMDVLWYPEFAMWCGTRLTADWHRRFRVETMVYGHLHIPRTTWHQGVRFEEVSVGYPREWRKRPDPPGRLRRILPREDGAR; this comes from the coding sequence GTGACGTCGACGGCCGGCGGTGCCGGACAGCTGCTGGCCATCAGCGACCTGCACATCGGCTACGAGGAGAACCGCGCCCTCGTCGAGCGGATGCGCCCCGGGTCCGACGACGACTGGCTGCTCGTCGCCGGCGACGTGGCCGAGACCGTCGCCGACATCCGCTGGGCCCTCAAGACACTCGCCGGCCGCTTCCGCAAGGTCGTCTGGGCACCCGGCAACCACGAGCTGTGGACCCACCCCAAGGACTCGATCACCCTGCGCGGCGTCGAGCGCTACGAACACCTGGTCGACCTGTGCCGGGAACTCGGCGTGACCACGCCCGAGGACCCCTACCCCGTCTGGGACGGCCCCGGCGGCCCGGTCGCGGTGGCGCCGCTGTTCCTGCTGTACGACTACTCCTTCCTGCCCTCCGGCTGCACCACCAAGGAGGAAGGACTGGAGTACGCGCACGGGACCGGCATCGTGTGCAACGACGAGTACCTGCTGCACCCCGACCCGTACCCGTCCCGCGAGGCATGGTGCGAGGCCCGGGTCGCCGAGACCGAGCGCCGGCTCGCCGCCCTGCCCGAGGACCTGCCCACCGTCCTCGTCAACCACTACCCGCTGGACCGGCACCCGATGGACGTGCTCTGGTACCCCGAGTTCGCCATGTGGTGCGGCACCCGCCTGACCGCGGACTGGCATCGCAGATTCCGGGTCGAGACCATGGTCTACGGACACCTCCACATCCCGCGGACCACCTGGCACCAGGGCGTCCGCTTCGAGGAGGTCTCCGTGGGGTACCCCCGCGAGTGGCGCAAGCGACCGGACCCGCCGGGCCGGCTGCGCCGGATTCTGCCCAGGGAGGACGGGGCGCGTTGA
- a CDS encoding ATP-grasp domain-containing protein, with product MVSRVRVWLNRTYAENVFFMDQLRRNPSDRAVEIHATHGDADSPVLAAADTADMEPEGLSPAGYVEYALAQCRRRGIDVFVPRLHQSAIVAHRAEFEAIGTALLAPPPQAVAVFQDKVIAYEAVQAIGVPVPPWWRVRNADELVAAVEELEAAGHKACFKPASGAGGVGFRVITRAPFSLLHLSGFPTPYVQLDLVLDALRRTDEPVDWLVMPRLEQPEVSVDCLTGPDNRVRLAIGRIKNGRRRGFTLQEQWLKPARLIAEGFGLHYLSNIQFRMFGDTPVLMDVNTRPAGGLHQLSLCGVNVPWLAVQLALGEDQGEVVPPFLGQDYTVVSGPRQLRPVSIPQQRAEETEPLLPVVPAPAPAESVESGTAQALPL from the coding sequence ATGGTCTCTCGCGTACGCGTCTGGCTCAACCGCACGTACGCGGAGAACGTGTTCTTCATGGATCAGCTGCGACGAAATCCCAGCGATCGGGCCGTAGAGATCCATGCCACGCACGGGGACGCCGACTCGCCCGTGCTGGCCGCCGCCGACACCGCCGACATGGAGCCGGAGGGCCTGTCCCCGGCCGGGTACGTGGAGTACGCCCTCGCCCAGTGCCGGCGCCGCGGCATCGATGTGTTCGTGCCCCGGCTGCACCAGTCGGCGATCGTGGCGCACCGGGCGGAGTTCGAGGCGATCGGCACGGCGCTGCTCGCGCCGCCGCCGCAGGCCGTGGCGGTGTTCCAGGACAAGGTGATCGCCTACGAGGCCGTGCAGGCGATCGGGGTGCCGGTGCCGCCGTGGTGGCGGGTGCGCAACGCCGATGAACTGGTCGCGGCGGTCGAGGAGTTGGAGGCCGCGGGACACAAGGCCTGCTTCAAGCCGGCGTCCGGTGCGGGCGGGGTGGGCTTCCGCGTCATCACACGCGCCCCCTTCTCGCTTCTGCACCTCAGCGGGTTCCCGACGCCGTATGTGCAGCTGGATCTGGTGCTGGACGCGCTGCGGCGCACCGACGAGCCGGTGGACTGGCTGGTGATGCCTCGGCTGGAGCAGCCGGAGGTGTCGGTGGACTGTCTCACCGGGCCGGACAACCGGGTGCGGCTGGCCATCGGCCGGATCAAGAACGGCCGCCGACGCGGGTTCACTCTGCAGGAGCAGTGGCTGAAGCCGGCGCGGCTGATCGCCGAGGGGTTCGGGCTGCACTACCTGTCGAACATCCAGTTCCGGATGTTCGGGGACACGCCGGTGCTGATGGATGTCAACACGCGGCCGGCGGGCGGGTTGCACCAGCTGTCGCTGTGCGGGGTCAACGTGCCGTGGCTGGCTGTGCAGTTGGCGCTCGGCGAGGACCAGGGCGAGGTGGTTCCGCCCTTCCTCGGCCAGGACTACACGGTGGTCTCGGGTCCGCGGCAGCTCAGGCCGGTGTCCATTCCGCAGCAGCGGGCCGAGGAGACGGAGCCGCTGCTGCCGGTGGTTCCGGCGCCCGCACCGGCCGAGTCGGTCGAGAGCGGGACGGCCCAGGCACTGCCGCTCTGA